The Carnobacterium divergens nucleotide sequence ACTGACCGCCTGGCATTTCATGCTGGTAAACTTCTGTTTGCGGCGCGCTGATTCCATTTTCAAAATCACTATAATAAGTACGCACGTCTTCCCAATAATGATTTAATTGTTGCACATTTTCAATAGCAATGTCTGGTGTTCGATCGCCATTTACTAAAGCATAATACAAACTACTCATACTAGGTTGACTAGTCGCACCACTCACAGCACTCATCGCAACGTCAACAATATCTACGCCTGCTTTAACTGCTGAAGCGTAGGTGAAAATACCGTTACCACTAGTATCATGAGTATGCAAGTGAATCGGTAAATCAATGGCTGCTTTCAGCTCACTGATCAATCGATAGGCAGCTTGCGGCATCAATAACCCTGCCATATCTTTCAACGCAATAATATGCGCTCCTTGTCGTTCTAATTCTTGTGCCATATCAATGTAATATTGCACGGTATATTTATCTCTGGTTGGGTCATTGATGTCCCCCGTATAACAAATAGCCGCTTCTGCAATTTTACCCGTGTCACGCACAACTTGAATGCTTTTTTCCATTTGTGGAATCCAGTTTAAGCTATCGAAAATACGGAATACATCCACACCATTTTGAGCCGCTTGTTGGATAAAGGCTTCAATGACATTATCTGGATAATTTTGATAACCCACTGCATTTGAACCTCTAAATAACATTTGGAATAACGTATCTGGCATTCTACGACGTAATTTTCTTAATCGCTCCCAAGGATCTTCTGTTAAGAATCGGTACGCAACGTCAAATGTAGCCCCACCCCACATTTCTTCTGAGAATAATTGTGGAATTCCAGCTTGAGTTTCTTCTGCAATCGTTACAAAATCCTGCGTTCTCACTCTAGTTGCTAATAAACTTTGATGGGCATCTCTAAAGGTTGTATCTGTTAATAACACTTGATTTTGCTCTCTAACCCAATCAACGACAGCATCTGCCCCATCTTTATCTAGAATATTTTTAGCACTGACATAGGGTTCATTTGGTAAAATCAATTTTTGTGGTTTACGAGCTGCTGCTAAGAATTTCTTCTCATTTTTTTCAATTCCAGGAAACCCATTTACGGTAATATTGCTAATGTATTTCATCGTTTTATTTCCACGGTCACGAATTTTTGAAAATTTAAATAGTTCAGGGGTTGTATCAATAAATGTTGTTTTGGCATTTCCAGATAAGAATATCGGGTGTGAAATAACATTTTGCATAAACGGAATATTTGTTTTAACTCCACGAATTCTAAATTCTTTTAGTGAACGTTCCATTTTTTGAACCGCTAACTCAAACGTCATTGCTTGCACACATACTTTGACTAGTAATGAGTCAAAAAATGGCGAAACTACACTCCCTTGGAACCCGTTTCCTGCATCTAAACGAATGCCAAAACCACCTGGTGAGCGATACGTGTCAATTTTTCCAGTATCTGGTAAGAAATGATTCATCGGATCTTCCGTTGTAACACGGCATTGAATTGCTGCGCCGATGATTTTAATATCTTTTTGTTGAGGCAACTGCATTTCTGTGAACAGATTTTTGCCCATCGCAATTTGCAACTGAGATTGAACGATATCAATTCCAGTAATCATTTCAGTAATGGTATGTTCTACTTGAACACGTGGATTCACTTCAATAAAATAGAATTTTTCGCCTTCCAACAAAAATTCAACGGTTCCCGCATTGACATAGTGAACATGTTCCATTAATTGTACGGCAGCTTGACACATTGCCTCTCTCAAATTATCTGGAATGGATACACAAGGAGCTACTTCTACTACTTTTTGATGACGTCTTTGAACCGAACAATCACGTTCATATAAATGAATGACGTTTCCATGTTGATCCCCTAGAATTTGAACTTCAATATGTTTTGGATTGGAAATGTAACGTTCTACATAAACTTCGTCACTTCCAAAAGCCGCTTTAGCTTCACTTTTTGCGCGATCATAACTATCTTTTACTTCTCTTTGAGAATGAGCCACACGCATTCCTCGACCTCCACCACCTAAAGCAGCTTTAATCATAATAGGATAGCCATGTTCGTTAGCGAATTCTTCTACTTCTGCAAGACTTGAAACAGGTCCATCTGTTCCTGGAATGGATTGAATATTGGCAGCAATAGCTGCTTCTTTTGCTTTTATTTTATCACCAAAAATGTCTAAATGATGTAAGTCAGGTCCAACAAAGGTAATGCCTTCTTCTTTACAGCGTTTTGCAAATGAAAGATTTTCTGATAAAAATCCATATCCCGGATGAATGGCGTCTGCTCCAGCATATTTAGCAATGCGGATCATATCTTCAATATCTAAGTATGCTTCAATAGGTTTTTTCCCTTTTCCTACTAAATATGCCTCATCTGCTTTAAAACGGTGAACAGAACTTGCATCTTCTTGTGCATAAACTGCTACTGTATCTAAATGTAACTCCGTACAGGCTCTAAAAATTCGAATCGCGATTTCTCCACGGTTAGCCACCAATACTTTTTTCATGACCCCACTCCTTATCCATTCATTATTATTTCCCTTAAAAAAAAGACTTCAAAAACAGAAGTCTTTTCTAATCATATTTTCATTATACACAATCCAGCAGGAACTTAATATCAAAATTGTTTAAATTTACAATATTTCTATCTCGCTAATTTTTCTAAACGCATTTTTTCACGTTTCATTTTTTCAGTCGCGCTGACGTTCAACACTAAACCGATTGAAATCGTCAAAACAAGGGTACTAGAACCACCGTAACTAATAAATGGGAATGTAACCCCAGTGATTGGTAAAAGCCCTACAACGCCTCCTAAATTAATGAATCCTTGCACTAATAACATTGTGGCAATTCCAATACAAAGCAATGAACCAAAAGCATCTTTTGCACGAATACCAATTAAATAAATTCTTAAAATTAAAAAGACAAAGAGTGTCACTACAACAAAAATTCCCAAAAGACCAAACTCTTCACCTAAAATAGACATAATAAAATCCGTGTAAGGCTCTGGTAGATACCCTGTCTTTTGAACACTTTGACCAATTCCTACACCAAAAAGTCCGCCGCGACTTAACGCATAGTAAGAATTTACAAGTTGATTCCCTACAGTTTCAGACACTGAAAATGGATCCCAAAAAGCTACAAAACGTTGGTATTGATATTTATCTAAAAAGGGAGTGTTCTCTCCAAGTTTTTGAACCATTTCTAAAACACCAAAAATAACACCAATCCCCAGCAAACCGGATCCAATCCCTAAAGAAACGGACACCCCACTTGCAAAAATCATGACAACCCCGATAACTAATATAATTCCAGCGCCACCAATATCAGGCTGCATGGCAATCAATAGTAAGAAAAATAAGAAAATCGTTAATGGCGGGGTTACTGTATTTCTAAAATCATGCACAATACTTCGTTGTTTTTTAGAAAAAATAAATGCAAAATACCAAATAATAACAATTTTACAAAATTCAGCTGGTTGTAAATTAAATCCAAAAATACTTAACCAACCTGCTGCTCCATTTAAAGCTTTTCCAAAGAAAAACAAGTACAATAAGGAAAGTGCAATTACTAATAGAGCAAACATAACTAAACGTTTATTTTTTAACATTTCATACTTAAAGGACATCACCAAAAATGAAACGAAAAGCCCCATCAGCACAAATGCACTTTGTAATTTAAAAAAATGATCTGGCGTACTACTAATTGGTGGAATAGTTGCCACAAAACTACTGGCACTGTATACCATTAAAATGCCAAGTACGGATAGGATTAAATATGGTATAAAAATATAATAATCAAGATATTTTAATTTTTTCATATAGTTGGCTAAATCTCTAGTAGCCCATAACCTCCCTTATGAACTAAACTTGCTCTCTTTTTTCGTCATACATTTCAGTGTAAACGTCATTTAGTGTTTTTTCTAAGTCGCTTAATATCCGATGGCCTTCATCCTCTGAAACAATGCCAATTTTACTAGCATAGGCGATTTCTCTGGAAAAACCATACATTTGTGTATCAACAACTTCTTCAAATGCAGGACATTGCGCTAAACATAAATGCTTTTTTTGACTACTTATTAACGTATATATTCGTTCTGCGTCTTCCATCAATGCAGTTAATGCCATCTCTTTTTGGACAAATTCTGACATGCCTTAATCCCTCCCATAAACTTACTCATTGTTTATTATAGCATAAATTAAGCAAACACAAAGACTAAAGATGATTAAATTTAGCTTTTAAATAAAAAAAGTTAGCTAAGTAAAATTCCCTTAGCTAACTTTTTAAAACTTTTATTCTGTAGCAGTTAAACGGCTTTTCTTAGCTGCTTTTTCACGTTCGTTTTTGTTTAGTACTTGTTTACGTAAACGAATGCTTTCTGGTGTAATTTCACAATACTCATCATCGCCTAAGAATTCTAATGATTCTTCAAGAGATAATTTACGAGGACGTTTGATGACATTTGTTTGGTCTTTATTAGCAGAACGGACGTTAGTCATTTGTTTTGCTTTTGTAATATTAACCGTAATATCATTTTCACGTGAGTTTTCACCAACAATCATACCTTCATAAATTTCAGTACCTGGTTCAATAAAGATCGTTCCACGGTCTTCAACACCCATTGTTCCGTAAGTTGTTGTTTTACCTGTTTCAGTTGAAACAAGTGCACCATTACGACGTCCGCCAATTTTACCACTTAATACAGGTAGGTATTGGTCAAATGTGTGGTTCATGATTCCGTATCCGCGAGTCATTGATAAGAATTCTGTTGAATACCCAATCAATCCACGAGCTGGAGCTAGGAAAGTTAAACGAACTTGTCCGTTTCCGTTGTTTTGCATATCTTGCATTTCGCCTTTACGTTGGCTTAATGATTCGATAATTGAACCCATGTACTCTTCAGGTGTGTCGATTTGAACTAATTCAAATGGCTCACATAATTTTCCTTGGAATTCTTTAACGATTACAGATGGACGTGAAACTTGTAATTCATAGCCTTCACGACGCATGTTTTCAATTAAGATTGATAAATGTAATTCGCCACGTCCAGAAACAACCCAAGCGTCAGGAGACGGAGTGCTTTCAACACGTAATGAAACATCTGTGTGTAATTGAGACATTAAACGTTCTTCGATTTTACGAGAAGTAACCCATTTACCTTCGCGTCCTGCGAATGGTGAGTTATTTACAAGGAAAGTCATTTGTAAGGTTGGTTCATCAATGTGTAACACTGGTAGTGGTTCTTGATGGTCAACAGGTGTTACTGTTTCTCCAACGAAGATATCTTCCATACCTGAAACAGCAATTAAATCGCCCGCTTGTGCTTCTTGGATTTCTAAACGTTGCAAACCAAAGAAACCGAATAGTTTAGTGACACGGAAGTTCTTAACAGAACCATCTAATTTAGTTAAGGCAACATTATCGCCAACTTTAATGGTTCCACGGAACACACGTCCAATACCGATACGTCCAACGTAGTCATTATAATCTAATAATGATACTTGGAATTGTAAAGGCTCATCGCTATTGTCAATTGGAGCAGGAATTGTTTTAACGATTGTATCGAAAACATTATCCATTGTTGCTTCTTGATCATTTTTATCATCAGACATACTAGAAGTTCCGTTCATAGCTGAAGCATAAATTACTGGGAATTCTAATTGATCATCATCTGCGCCTAATTCGATAAATAATTCTAAAACTTCATCAACAACTTCAGCAGGGCGAGCTGCATCACGGTCAATTTTGTTTACAACTACGATTGGAATTAGTTTTTGTTCTAAAGCTTTTTTCAATACAAAACGTGTTTGAGGCATTGTTCCTTCATATGCATCTACAACAAGGACTACTCCATCAACCATTTTCAT carries:
- the typA gene encoding translational GTPase TypA, giving the protein MKRRNDIRNVAIIAHVDHGKTTLVDELLKQSSTLDSHNELAERAMDSNDIEKERGITILAKNTAVDYKGTRINIMDTPGHADFGGEVERIMKMVDGVVLVVDAYEGTMPQTRFVLKKALEQKLIPIVVVNKIDRDAARPAEVVDEVLELFIELGADDDQLEFPVIYASAMNGTSSMSDDKNDQEATMDNVFDTIVKTIPAPIDNSDEPLQFQVSLLDYNDYVGRIGIGRVFRGTIKVGDNVALTKLDGSVKNFRVTKLFGFFGLQRLEIQEAQAGDLIAVSGMEDIFVGETVTPVDHQEPLPVLHIDEPTLQMTFLVNNSPFAGREGKWVTSRKIEERLMSQLHTDVSLRVESTPSPDAWVVSGRGELHLSILIENMRREGYELQVSRPSVIVKEFQGKLCEPFELVQIDTPEEYMGSIIESLSQRKGEMQDMQNNGNGQVRLTFLAPARGLIGYSTEFLSMTRGYGIMNHTFDQYLPVLSGKIGGRRNGALVSTETGKTTTYGTMGVEDRGTIFIEPGTEIYEGMIVGENSRENDITVNITKAKQMTNVRSANKDQTNVIKRPRKLSLEESLEFLGDDEYCEITPESIRLRKQVLNKNEREKAAKKSRLTATE
- a CDS encoding YlaN family protein, translated to MSEFVQKEMALTALMEDAERIYTLISSQKKHLCLAQCPAFEEVVDTQMYGFSREIAYASKIGIVSEDEGHRILSDLEKTLNDVYTEMYDEKREQV
- a CDS encoding pyruvate carboxylase, producing the protein MKKVLVANRGEIAIRIFRACTELHLDTVAVYAQEDASSVHRFKADEAYLVGKGKKPIEAYLDIEDMIRIAKYAGADAIHPGYGFLSENLSFAKRCKEEGITFVGPDLHHLDIFGDKIKAKEAAIAANIQSIPGTDGPVSSLAEVEEFANEHGYPIMIKAALGGGGRGMRVAHSQREVKDSYDRAKSEAKAAFGSDEVYVERYISNPKHIEVQILGDQHGNVIHLYERDCSVQRRHQKVVEVAPCVSIPDNLREAMCQAAVQLMEHVHYVNAGTVEFLLEGEKFYFIEVNPRVQVEHTITEMITGIDIVQSQLQIAMGKNLFTEMQLPQQKDIKIIGAAIQCRVTTEDPMNHFLPDTGKIDTYRSPGGFGIRLDAGNGFQGSVVSPFFDSLLVKVCVQAMTFELAVQKMERSLKEFRIRGVKTNIPFMQNVISHPIFLSGNAKTTFIDTTPELFKFSKIRDRGNKTMKYISNITVNGFPGIEKNEKKFLAAARKPQKLILPNEPYVSAKNILDKDGADAVVDWVREQNQVLLTDTTFRDAHQSLLATRVRTQDFVTIAEETQAGIPQLFSEEMWGGATFDVAYRFLTEDPWERLRKLRRRMPDTLFQMLFRGSNAVGYQNYPDNVIEAFIQQAAQNGVDVFRIFDSLNWIPQMEKSIQVVRDTGKIAEAAICYTGDINDPTRDKYTVQYYIDMAQELERQGAHIIALKDMAGLLMPQAAYRLISELKAAIDLPIHLHTHDTSGNGIFTYASAVKAGVDIVDVAMSAVSGATSQPSMSSLYYALVNGDRTPDIAIENVQQLNHYWEDVRTYYSDFENGISAPQTEVYQHEMPGGQYSNLQQQAKAVGLGERWEEVKAMYATVNLMFGDIVKVTPSSKVVGDMALFMVQNELSEADVYEKGSTIDFPDSVIGFFMGDLGQPTGGFPKELQKIIVKDRTPITVRPGALAAPVDFEAVKKELAEKISSEPTQEDVLSYIMYPQVFLDYCKMHDQFGDVTLLDTPTFFHGMRTGESVEVRIEKGKTLIVKLIQIGEPDSEGMRIIYFELNGQGREVVVKDMSVTGTAILRKKAEPTNKEHVGATMPGSVLDVLVKKGDRVKSGEPILITEAMKMETTIQANFEGVIDQIYVQNGDLIETGDLLIEMKAR
- a CDS encoding FtsW/RodA/SpoVE family cell cycle protein; this translates as MKKLKYLDYYIFIPYLILSVLGILMVYSASSFVATIPPISSTPDHFFKLQSAFVLMGLFVSFLVMSFKYEMLKNKRLVMFALLVIALSLLYLFFFGKALNGAAGWLSIFGFNLQPAEFCKIVIIWYFAFIFSKKQRSIVHDFRNTVTPPLTIFLFFLLLIAMQPDIGGAGIILVIGVVMIFASGVSVSLGIGSGLLGIGVIFGVLEMVQKLGENTPFLDKYQYQRFVAFWDPFSVSETVGNQLVNSYYALSRGGLFGVGIGQSVQKTGYLPEPYTDFIMSILGEEFGLLGIFVVVTLFVFLILRIYLIGIRAKDAFGSLLCIGIATMLLVQGFINLGGVVGLLPITGVTFPFISYGGSSTLVLTISIGLVLNVSATEKMKREKMRLEKLAR